TTAATTGTGACCATATAAGATAGACAGTAAAGTCTATTCACCCGTTCAAATGCCACGTTTAAGTCCTATAAAAATGAAACCAAGgtaaataattttaaaacatttccaCCATTGGGACCTTTGACCATTAAAACATAATTCTTGTCTAATTCTTCTCTTTATAATATAGTAATATCacattataaatatatacaatataatatacATCTCTTTATAATATAGTAATATTACATCATTATAAATATATAcgatataatatacatataaattATGAGGTATATATGAGGTTTGGTAGAATATCGACTGCTTTGTTTGCTTGGAATGCGGGTCGGTGGGGCaccgggtagcacgtccgcctcacagttaggagggtgcgtgttcgattccacctccggccctccctgtatggagtttacatgttctcccGAAAACCCGCGtggattttctccgggcactccggtttcctcccacatccccaaaacatgcttggtagcccgttgagcgctccaaattgtccctaggtgtgagtgcgagtggttgtttgtctctgtgtgccctgccatcggctggcaaccggttcagggcgtcccccgcccgttgacggctgggataggctccagcacgcccgcaacccccatggggactaagcggtacagaaaatggatggatggatgtttgcgtGGGTGTTAATGTTGTCGAAGTAATTTTTAAAACCAATGAATCAAATTTAAAGCGGAAGAAGACCAAGCCTTAGAATCAGAATTGAACACAATAAAGTCATGAGAACGATTGCATAACTGCAGAGGAGTATCTGTTTTTGAAGTTCAAGTCAATAGAAACCTTTGGTATAATTTTAGTAGCATATCATTAAGAATGCAACATCATACTCAGAAATGAGAGCATCTTTATCTTTTTTGTTTGCATGCATAATAAAAGTACATAGTACAGTATTTTGGTGCAACATGTCAACTTTCCTGCTTTTTATAAATGAggcgagggtggggggggggggttgttgggTCCTTGAGTATTCCAAGTGGAACACGCCCTCTTTTGGCCGTTAGAGGAACAGCAGATAAAGCTGCCACTTCATCCAAGTATTTTCCGCTTTGTACTAAGTGGGTCAGCAGTctttaaataaatcatttttgttttgttcgcaAACAACAAAAGTTTTGGTGGGAGCGCTACGTAGATAATGCAGATACACATCACACATAAAAACCCTTAAATACTTGATTCCATTGAGCAATGAAATAACTTTCAATTATGACAATCTTCATGTAAACACTCCTTAATTGCGCAGACATTAAACAATGAGAAAAATATTGTGTCAGGGATTATAGCTATAATCAAAGGCCTTGATAAAATCACTATTAAAAATTCAGTCTTTAAAAAGATAATAGTGTTACTAATAGAACAATAAGTTAATACGTAAAGATGAGTACatattaaggaaaaaaaaagcaggcctGAAATAGCCAAAACAAAATGATATGGCTCCTTTTAAGTGGGATTATGATATTATTTATTCAAAGGTTAATTTATGTGAACTAGAAACTAACCTAAAAGAATTTAGTCAAATTAGTAAATACAGTCCTGCAGAAATACATTGTCATATAATGTTTTCTTCCACTTGAGGTAGTTTTCATTTGAGCAATGGTACCTCAGATAAAGCACATCTTTCAGCTCCCCTCGTTCAGACGTCGTGCTCCATGTGGGCGGCCTGCAGGGAGGCTCCGTCCTTGTGCTGGTCACACGCGGGTGAGCTAAGCGTTTCATATGTGCGACGATAAAAAAAGCGAGTAACCAAGGTGATGATGAACATCTCCATGATCATCATCTGCTGACTTAGCACTGTGGGAAACAGACAGAAAAGAGATCAAGTTCAGGTCATGCCAAAATGAGGGGATAAATATCAGGACATGGAAATGATTCTCACTGGAGCCACGGGCCTGCGAAGAAAACGGAGGGGCGCAGGCGATGGTTCCATCCAGAGCCAGAATGTTGATGATGGACGTCTGCAGTTGACTTAGTACGAGTATTAGCTAAGGATTAAAAACAAGCACTTAGTTAATGGGATGCATTATATAACACGTTTTGTTTTATAGCAAACGGCTCGTGTCAACTCACTTGGTACATGGCGTACTTTGGTACAATATTGAGTTGGCGTAAAAGGTGGTTGGTGTTCATGAACACGATGGCCACGGGCCACAGGGAGGTGATGGTGAGAACGCCAATGAACGGGTTGATCCAAATTGCGGTGCCGGTGATCTCGAGCTGGAAAAGAACTGTTTGTTTTGCAATCGTTTGCCGTTCCGGGGATGCAGCGAGAAAGGAAACTTACATCTGAGAGGTCAAAGTTGCCGTTTGTCCACAGTATTATGGAGAGGATGCTCAGCACCGTTTTGAGGATGGCGTACTGCAGTGCACCCAACTTCAGAAGGAACAACATGCCCCTGAAaaggatttgtttttaattccatTGATGTAGgatgaaaaaattaaaaagtcgtACCGCGACATGGGCACACGAGGTAAacagaggcagcagcagcagcacggccCCGTGGTGATCTTGAAGGGTTTCCCAGAAAAGCGCTTCAGAAATTCATCGCTGCCACCCAACTCCTCAATGAGCAGAACCAACACTTTGTACACCACCACTGCAAAATAACTGCAAAAATGGAACCGCctttcaaaaacaattcaagtaTATGTGGGCAAATTGAATCAATATGAAACATTCAAACTAGTGTGACCTATGATCTTTTCCCGTGTAATGATTCATCGAGCGGTTTAAACCACACTCAGACTTTACACGCAAAGTTTCACTCCGAGTTAATGACGCGTGATGAAGTGACAGTTGAGTAACTTGCTCAAGGGCATATTCCCAACGAGAGTGGTTGTAattaatttttacattttgtcaaAGCGAAAAACGTGCTTAAGAGCATATTTCCAATGAGAGTAGTTGGAAttaatttttccattttgtctAAAGCAAAAAACATTAGGCaaattaaaatttatttttataaccCAAAAGCTGAAATCACGCACCAATTTGACGTCATATCTGTGACCATAACAGCCCTGGGGATCCACATGCCAAAACACGACATGGTGGCGATGACCTGAAATACGTAAATGGTGAGTCCATTCATAAAATGGCAGACATATTTAGGAGGGCAACGGAAAGCTTACAGGTGCAGCTCCATTGACCCAGATGATGGTCGTCTTCTTTGGGTAGGGCagttttttataaatataaacaCATTGCTCCAAATAGAGAAGCAGGGATGTGCAGGACATGAAGGTGAGCATGGCGTACAGACCCATTCCCAACGCATCTAGCTCTGATTGGAACACACAAAAAGGAAAATTCTAGTCGTGCAACAAAGAGTTGGTGAAATATGAACATGGCTAGAGTATCCTCTGATTACATAAAAGTAGTTTCTGTTCTTAGAATTAGAAAAGATTCTGAGTATTTGGCACAACATTGAATCGGCTTTTATTATCCTTACTGTTATTTTTGGCTTAAATCTATTTTGACGTGTACGAGATGCAGAATCTGAAGACTTTCGATGCTTTGTCATTCGCTTGACCTGCTGGATAAGGAAAGACTTACGCTTTATCACATCCATAGCCAGAGGTGGTTCCTGCAAACAGGCGGGATCAATGCTGCTGTTGTTGATGTCCTCCATAACTCCTGATGTTCTTCTTGCCTAAAATTCCCCCCTATAAATCCTCTTATTCGAATTTCATAAGCTCTGATCAAACCGAGATTTTACAGACAAAGTGACAGGGGGGAAAAAGTAGTCTTTCTCCCTCACATGGCCGTGTGGACAATGGGTTCAAGTTGAGTGTACTTTAACCTTATGCTACTTTTAAGGAGCTATGGCTTGATGACACGTTAAGAAATCACAGTTTTATGAGAATCCCTACAGAAGTAACGGTCGCTCATTCATTCACAGGCAGTTGCAGTCATTAAGATGACAGTAAATGAATGTACCGTCACACGTGAACTTTGGCTGGGCGTAGTGGGTGAATATAAAAAAGTGTAAAACAGATAAAGGCCGTTTGGAAGGCAGACTGCTTGCGATGTATTTTATGACATCTATATTATTTATAAAATAagaaaatcaaatttgaagagtgggttagggttagggttaactaGGTATTAACTAGAATTTAATTTAACATTTTAGAAATTTTCAATCAAACCAAATACCTCAACTATTTTGTATAATGTGTGGGGTGGAAGAAAAACGTATCAAATGCGGAAATTAAATCATCACTGTGCTTTATAATATTTAAGATTTGTTCCGTTACAGCGACAGCTGTTgtaaaagcgctatacaaataaagaGGTAAAGGTTATAAACTTACAAACAGTATAAGGAAGTCATTTACAAATATTGATAGTGCCGTTCAAGTTGCTAGTACATACATGTTAAAAATCTCTGAAATGACACTTAAGGTATCAAGTTAAACTTGATTTAGTTCTCACGCCTAAAGCCGAAATAATAAATATGACTTAATAAATGTGACAAAATACAAAGTTAAATgctgtaaacaaaaataaatcctttCACATTAACTGAacccagtttaaaaaaaaaaaagtgattcatTGTGCTGAATCTTCTTGGAcatattgcacatatggttgGCAGCATTCATCTCTCCTGACCCATTCAGTGTGTACTGAAGCTTCACAAACATGAGCGCTATTCAATGATGCTAGTCTAATACTGAATAGAATGGAAATTTGTTATTGAAGTGaaatatgcacactggctcgggGGGTAAAGCCCTACCAGTTTGTTGTTAATGTTTTTGGACCACAACTAATGCAAACCTCTGGATCAGACTGCTGCAGTCTAAAAAAAGCCCTTGGAGTATCAAGAAGCAAAAACAATTATTGGGAGTGTCGAAGTCTAGCTGAGGACAGGATGGCTCCTGTGGACGTTGCTGATGGTCAAGGCAGCGAGTGAGGTCAGCTGAATGAGCAAATAAAacaatgtattaaaaaaaaaaaaaaaaaaaaaaaaaaaaaaaaacaggagaaaagacaaaaagacaaaacccAATAATTCTCCAATTTGATTTACCTTCTATGGCTCACTTTCCATGGCCACCGACACTATTTGGATTCCACCTAAAAGAGAAACACAGAATCCAAAATACAGATGCTGCCTTTTTAGAATGACatgaaacttgttttttttctatagtGTACCATTCTCATCCTTGTTGTCATTCACTTTGTGTTGTGTATCGTGGGCCAGTCCATTAGGGCTTAGTTCCTCATTAGAAAGACTGCAATTGAAGCCACATTGATGATTAAAGGCaaggcggggaaaaaaaacagacgaacaaaatgctggaaaaaaaagtaatgcaAATAACCTTTTGCcattttgttgcaagatgctgtTTGCCTGTTCAGGATCTATGTGCACCAGTCTGGTTACAAATGAATGCCCGTCGCCCAGACTGTCAAAATAGAGAGCTATTAAACATCTTGTATTGATAGTATGTGCTCTTTTAATTTAGAACTGACTTTTTACCTGGTAAAAACAGGGAATATAAAGCGCTTGGCTTCATCTCCAAACACCTCGGCAACATTTCGTTTGAAGCCGAGAGAAAATCCATTTTTGTCTGGACCTTTCACAAACACCGGGGCCCTAAAAGCCTctgttgggggtgggggggcggggggttatTGTGTGCAAGCGAGACATCAGCAGTGACTGTCCCACTCAATAATGTAAAAGCTCCAAATGTACCTATGGTGGTCCTGTTCATGCCTACAAGCCAGAGATGGTAGCTGAAGAGTGATAGGATGCTGATGAAAAACAGCGCTGCCACAAAGAAAAGGAATAATATGTGGAATTTGGCGTGCGTGTTGGGAAGATGTTTCTATGGAGAAGAACACAAGGACAATTACTGACCCTCAAATTAAACGATACAAATTTGTGAGACACACAATCATcaatttatttggaaaaaagaaGTGTCTGTTCTTACAGTCCAGAATTTGATGAAGTACTGGACGACGGTAGCGCATATGACTCCGCAGTAAAGCGAAGCATATGCCAAAAACAAGACAAAGAACTTGTAGTTTGAGAAGCCAACACAATTGTTCACCCTGAAAAGAAATTAGGAGTGGAAAATCACACTTTAACTTAAAACCTGTCAAtgactgatttatttatttacataattaAATGGAATTACTGTACCAAGGACAGTGATGGTCCATTTTAAGCACACACCTTATCCAATAGAAAGCACAGGAGATACATAATTAAGCAAAGCGTCATATGAAAATATAATTTTAACAGTACTTTGGTTCAGTCAACCACTCCTAAATGAAGTACTCACATCTCACAGGTAGAGCAATGGTGGCAGCGGTCAGGTTTGATTACCTGGCAGAGGCCGCAGTATCGGATCGCTGTAGGGAATTGAGAAGATTAAcatgcctttttttcttctttttttttgatatTACAAATATTTAATTGATCGTTAACACAAAGGACTACATTTTCCAAACCACAGCAGGACCCGCAAATTTCAAATCCTAGTTTCTAAAAAATAAGTTATTTCCACCATTAATTACTCCCTACTATATTGTCTAAAAATAAGACAGAATTCTACATGTTGTTGTTGAATGGAACAGCCCACGTGCGCCCAAAGAGACAAACAAGCTCACGTGAGTCCAGTTAGCCCGTCTGTTAGATGTTACTCTGGCTACACATGAACTTGCTGCACCTGAGCAGGAAAACACAAGCGCTCTAGATATTTTTGAAGGAAATAAATTTGTCACTGGGTTCTTGTTAAAATGTAATTTGCTCATCAATTTTTTGCCAACTTCCTTTTGTGATTGCAGCAAGTGTGTAAAGATGTTAGTGAAGGATAAGATGACTAATGACAAatggtgtgtatatgtgtgtgcgtgcgtgcgtgcttccGTTGTTGCACACTTCCTGGTGGTCTATTGTTAAACAGCCCACAATGCAGTCAGTATTTCCAAGTGCAGTTAAAAGCCTCACCTCCTCCTGCTGTACGTGTGTAGATGGGTAAATTCCTCGCCACTTTCTTCAGAATTTCCTGTTGCATCTCCGCTTGTTCTTCTCTTTCAAACATTTCTTTCTCTGCTCTCGGCAAGGTGAACTGACAAGACAAGGGCCGGATTTCGCAAACTGTACCTCAGAAATGTGAGGCAGACATACTAACCACTTCTAGTGAGGTGTGACGATTAAAACAACTTTTACCACTTTTGATGGTTGGGCAGGTCTGGTGCAGATGGTCTTCCAGTATGACCATATAAACATGAAGAAGAATATGTGGAAGATGACCAGGTAGCTGACTGTTAAGAGGAAGCAAATATGAAGCAACACTAATGTAATATTTGCTAATAAGTTAAAAAGGAACATGTATGGTCACTTACTTCGCTCTGCATTGTTTGTGATTGTATCTACAATACATGCACAAAGGAAGGAGACAAAGTATTAGTGAATGCTCATCAAGAATGcataaattaacatctgccatGACACGACACCCCGTCCTGGCACCATGTGGCAAGGGCCTGGCACCGCTTGCAGTGACCCCCCCTTACAATAAGACAATGAGAAGGACCTTTGTTGAGAAAGCAGAGACGCCCCTCGCCTGACTAAAATTCATCGAGAGCAGATAATGGTATCATCAGTTCTAAGCTGGCAGTTAGAAAGAAGCCATCTGCAATGGACACTGAATGTTTTTAGTCCTGTCTCCTTGTAAATGAAAtctggggggccagcttcacacAGGTTTTTTAGTCCTGTCTCCTTGTAAATCAAATCAGCCtgcttgtttgaaaaacaaatctaATCTATCTTACTTATTAATCAGTTACCTTAATGACTGTTTTATGGATGCAATAAAAcacagagaaaagaaaaaaactctcaaaaaaaagtcaagtataACACAAGGACACGGGCATATATTTAAATTCACTTCATCACATTTAAGTCGATGGGAAACCAATGAAagatgcatttttaaaaactcaCTACAGTGTACTGGAGTGTATTTCAGTCAAACTGATTTGTTGGAAGGAAAAGAACATTAGAATAAAATGCATGCTTTCAAAATTGATCTGAACGTGTAGCACACAACAACTTATTTCCCGTTAGGAAAATAATATTGACGTGAAGGAGGCATAGACTTcttgcaaaaacaacatttgtcTAATTACAAGAGCCTTCGGATTAATATTTTTTGTAAGTGAAAGAACAacggatgaataaaaaaaataaagtaagcATGACTTGATTTAAAATGACTGTAAACATACTTCTTCAAATGACAGCTGATAAGTTGGCAACCGGGAAATTGTCAACACAAGCGCACTATCACCCCCACGACAAATAAATGTGCactcaaaattaaaaaataaatacaaacaaaataaatgacaaagtaTACTTACAGACACAAAGCTCCACAACATATGCGTAGTAAGACCAGCCAACGACCAGGTTAATAAACAGGACAGGTATCCAGTTAAGAGCCCGTTTGCAGCACCTCACCGTATGAGAGGGCGCCATCTTTAATCCGTATTGGTCCGTCCGTAGCAGCGAGTGGAGTCATGACGTCACGGCCATGCTAGGCGACCACTGAAAAACTACAAATCCCAGACACCACAACGCTTCTCGCTTTCCTGTAACTATATATTTctagttttctttatttatttattcaccaattcgttaaaaaaaacatattgactGCATTATGTACCTACAATTAAAAACATAAATTGTTGCTATCCATACAGGGAAATTACTGTACAATACAGTAGATGTGAACGTAAACTGCATAATGTTTAaatatcatttcatttcataatTTGAGTTTCTTTCAATTCATAAccaaaatttcaaattaaactgtatttcaaaataaaataatcacttTTGCTTTGTGGAGGAAACAACATGACTATGAATGTCTTGCACTTGTATTCAAATAAACCAACAATACATTATTTTGATGCCAAGATTGAATTAAGTCAATTTGAACGCCTCAACTATATTTAGAATCATATTTAAAGACAGACCCAACGTTGGGAAATTATTTTCCAAATATAGAGGTAGCC
The Syngnathus typhle isolate RoL2023-S1 ecotype Sweden linkage group LG15, RoL_Styp_1.0, whole genome shotgun sequence DNA segment above includes these coding regions:
- the zdhhc20a gene encoding palmitoyltransferase ZDHHC20-A, which translates into the protein MAPSHTVRCCKRALNWIPVLFINLVVGWSYYAYVVELCVYTITNNAERISYLVIFHIFFFMFIWSYWKTICTRPAQPSKVFTLPRAEKEMFEREEQAEMQQEILKKVARNLPIYTRTAGGAIRYCGLCQVIKPDRCHHCSTCEMCVLKMDHHCPWVNNCVGFSNYKFFVLFLAYASLYCGVICATVVQYFIKFWTKHLPNTHAKFHILFLFFVAALFFISILSLFSYHLWLVGMNRTTIEAFRAPVFVKGPDKNGFSLGFKRNVAEVFGDEAKRFIFPVFTSLGDGHSFVTRLVHIDPEQANSILQQNGKSLSNEELSPNGLAHDTQHKVNDNKDENGGIQIVSVAMESEP
- the LOC133168070 gene encoding organic solute transporter subunit alpha-like: MEDINNSSIDPACLQEPPLAMDVIKQLDALGMGLYAMLTFMSCTSLLLYLEQCVYIYKKLPYPKKTTIIWVNGAAPVIATMSCFGMWIPRAVMVTDMTSNCYFAVVVYKVLVLLIEELGGSDEFLKRFSGKPFKITTGPCCCCCLCLPRVPMSRGMLFLLKLGALQYAILKTVLSILSIILWTNGNFDLSDLEITGTAIWINPFIGVLTITSLWPVAIVFMNTNHLLRQLNIVPKYAMYQLILVLSQLQTSIINILALDGTIACAPPFSSQARGSMLSQQMMIMEMFIITLVTRFFYRRTYETLSSPACDQHKDGASLQAAHMEHDV